In Picosynechococcus sp. PCC 7002, the following are encoded in one genomic region:
- the thiD gene encoding bifunctional hydroxymethylpyrimidine kinase/phosphomethylpyrimidine kinase encodes MAITPAIALTIAGSDSGGGAGIQADLKTFAFHGVHGTSAITCVTAQNTIGVTDVVALDSAMVTAQIEAVVKDIGVQAVKTGMLLNEKIMAAVLMAAAIGRLPNWVLDPVMVSRTGVQLIDDGAITFLQKQLIPLAQILTPNRYEAEILSGLEITDLATMEQAAQKIHQLGCGAVLVKGGAMTGALQGVDVWFDGERLEILKTECIQTPHTHGTGCTLSAAIAARLALGDPPFQAVNKAKTYVTEALKHSLAIGQGTGPVGHFYPILP; translated from the coding sequence ATGGCAATTACTCCGGCGATCGCCTTAACCATTGCCGGCTCCGATAGTGGCGGTGGGGCAGGCATCCAAGCCGATCTCAAAACCTTTGCCTTCCACGGTGTCCATGGCACCAGTGCGATCACCTGTGTCACGGCCCAAAATACCATTGGCGTCACCGATGTGGTGGCCCTGGATTCGGCCATGGTAACTGCGCAAATTGAGGCAGTGGTCAAGGATATTGGCGTCCAGGCAGTGAAAACAGGGATGCTCCTGAACGAAAAGATCATGGCGGCGGTTTTGATGGCTGCAGCAATCGGTAGGCTCCCCAACTGGGTTTTGGATCCGGTGATGGTTTCCCGCACGGGGGTACAGCTCATCGACGACGGGGCGATCACCTTTTTGCAAAAGCAATTAATCCCCCTCGCCCAGATCCTCACGCCAAACCGTTACGAGGCGGAGATTCTCAGTGGCCTAGAAATTACCGATCTCGCCACCATGGAACAGGCAGCCCAAAAAATTCATCAGCTTGGTTGTGGGGCAGTGCTTGTTAAAGGGGGAGCGATGACCGGGGCATTACAAGGGGTGGATGTGTGGTTCGATGGTGAACGGCTTGAAATTTTAAAAACGGAATGTATCCAGACCCCCCACACCCACGGCACTGGTTGTACCCTTTCGGCGGCGATCGCCGCTCGCTTAGCCCTGGGAGATCCTCCATTCCAAGCCGTTAACAAGGCAAAGACCTACGTCACAGAAGCCCTAAAACATAGCCTAGCCATTGGTCAGGGGACGGGGCCAGTGGGCCATTTTTATCCGATTTTGCCCTAG
- a CDS encoding GTP-binding protein produces MDSQQQERHFTLARASLQQALAWYGNTRRHWHYPPDPALKAAVRPELQQLQTAIAKLDQNLLRIATFGLVSRGKSAVINALIGEKMLETGPLHGVTQYPRAVRWPLTTEKLKIELVDTPGLDEIAGEARTKMAAEVAANSDLILFIIAGDITRTEYESLYELRQQHKPLLVVFNKIDLYPDCDRQSIFQQLQQLSQESTGTRFPLSPEEIVMVAAEPQPLAVRIEHPDGRVEEAWETPDAQIDPLREKIFTILSREGKSLMAVHALVQARHLQTAIAQKTLSHRQTEAEELIWNYAKTKGAAIALNPIGFLDLLGGTFADLALIRALARLYGLPMTSHEAAKLWRNILISAGILFVAELGSGVFLGLGKTALSFESLTNPSTLGLYGTAALAQGGIAAYGSYVIGKVTQTYLQNGCSWGNLGASTTIKEILAQCDRQTLLYRLQAEIAAV; encoded by the coding sequence ATGGATAGTCAACAACAGGAAAGGCACTTTACCCTAGCGCGAGCCAGTCTCCAGCAGGCCCTGGCTTGGTATGGCAACACCCGTCGCCATTGGCACTATCCCCCCGACCCAGCATTAAAAGCGGCTGTACGGCCCGAATTGCAACAACTCCAAACGGCGATCGCCAAACTCGATCAAAATCTCTTGCGTATCGCCACCTTTGGCCTGGTCAGTCGCGGCAAATCAGCGGTGATCAATGCCCTCATTGGCGAAAAAATGCTCGAAACTGGCCCCCTCCACGGGGTGACCCAATATCCACGGGCGGTGCGTTGGCCCCTGACCACGGAAAAACTCAAAATTGAATTAGTCGATACCCCAGGCCTCGATGAAATTGCCGGGGAAGCCCGCACAAAAATGGCAGCGGAAGTGGCGGCAAACTCTGACTTGATTTTGTTTATCATTGCCGGCGATATTACCCGCACCGAGTACGAATCTCTCTACGAACTGCGCCAACAGCACAAACCATTACTGGTGGTATTTAACAAAATTGATCTCTATCCCGACTGCGATCGCCAAAGTATTTTCCAGCAACTCCAACAACTGAGCCAAGAATCAACGGGCACCCGGTTTCCCCTCAGTCCCGAAGAAATTGTCATGGTTGCCGCCGAACCCCAACCCCTCGCTGTCCGCATCGAACATCCCGATGGCCGTGTTGAAGAAGCTTGGGAAACCCCCGACGCCCAGATTGATCCCCTACGGGAAAAGATTTTTACGATCCTCAGCCGTGAAGGCAAATCTTTGATGGCTGTCCATGCCCTTGTCCAGGCGCGTCACTTGCAAACGGCGATCGCCCAAAAAACCCTGTCCCATCGCCAAACTGAAGCCGAAGAATTGATCTGGAACTATGCCAAAACCAAAGGTGCGGCGATCGCCCTAAATCCCATTGGCTTTTTGGATCTCCTTGGGGGGACCTTTGCCGATTTAGCCTTGATCCGTGCCCTCGCCCGCTTGTATGGATTGCCCATGACCAGCCATGAAGCAGCCAAACTCTGGCGCAATATTCTAATCAGTGCGGGAATTTTGTTTGTGGCGGAACTGGGTAGTGGTGTCTTTCTGGGTTTAGGCAAAACAGCCCTCAGTTTTGAATCTCTAACCAATCCGAGCACCCTCGGTCTCTATGGCACCGCCGCCCTCGCCCAGGGGGGAATTGCCGCCTATGGTAGCTATGTGATCGGAAAAGTGACCCAGACCTATCTGCAAAATGGCTGCAGTTGGGGAAACCTGGGGGCAAGTACGACGATCAAAGAAATTCTTGCCCAGTGCGATCGCCAAACCCTGCTATATCGACTACAAGCAGAGATCGCCGCAGTCTAG
- a CDS encoding DUF6036 family nucleotidyltransferase, which yields MLNQDFKEFIQFLNANQVRYLVVGGYAVAFYGYPRYTKDIDIWLEASQENGVKVMQALRDFGFGDLDLQTEDFATANQVIQLGYPPSRIDLLTSVDGIQFADCYDLRVPVEIEGTVIDFIDLENLRLNKRASGRWQDLADLENLQD from the coding sequence ATGCTGAACCAAGATTTCAAAGAATTTATACAATTTCTCAACGCTAATCAGGTTCGTTATTTAGTTGTTGGGGGCTATGCTGTGGCCTTCTATGGCTATCCTCGCTACACAAAAGACATTGATATTTGGCTTGAAGCTTCCCAGGAAAATGGCGTGAAAGTCATGCAGGCACTACGGGATTTTGGTTTTGGTGACCTTGACTTACAAACAGAAGATTTTGCAACGGCTAATCAAGTGATTCAGTTAGGATATCCGCCGAGTCGTATTGATTTGCTGACTTCAGTAGATGGAATTCAATTTGCAGATTGCTATGATCTGCGGGTACCAGTTGAAATTGAGGGGACTGTCATTGATTTCATTGATTTGGAAAATTTACGGTTAAATAAACGTGCTTCGGGTCGATGGCAGGATTTAGCTGATTTGGAAAATTTACAGGATTGA
- a CDS encoding LysE family translocator, translated as MDYLNFVYFFTTMIALAALPSTSVALVVTRSATAGFRNGLAVASGIVAGDLVFVCLALLGLSALAQQLGSVFTLIKIMGGLYLIWLGIGLIRTKQTFEFKVNNQRRTNFLESFLSGFALTLGDLKAIFFYASLFPAIVDLKTLGSSEAITIVLTTIVTVGGVKAVYAYFAEQLVKRVKSPKAQKAGRVAAGTAMVCGGTYLIFKQ; from the coding sequence ATGGACTATTTAAATTTTGTTTACTTCTTTACAACAATGATCGCGTTGGCGGCACTGCCTAGTACCAGTGTTGCCCTTGTTGTGACCCGTTCTGCGACGGCAGGTTTTCGCAATGGCTTGGCTGTGGCCTCTGGGATTGTCGCTGGAGATTTAGTCTTTGTCTGCCTTGCTTTGTTGGGGTTGAGTGCGTTAGCGCAACAACTCGGCTCAGTATTTACCCTCATTAAAATCATGGGGGGACTTTACCTAATTTGGCTGGGGATCGGCTTAATTCGGACAAAACAGACTTTTGAATTCAAGGTAAACAATCAACGTCGCACAAATTTTTTGGAAAGTTTTCTGAGTGGGTTTGCTCTTACCCTTGGGGATCTTAAGGCTATTTTTTTCTATGCCAGCTTATTTCCGGCAATCGTTGATCTGAAAACTCTTGGATCTTCTGAAGCAATCACCATTGTGCTTACCACCATTGTGACGGTGGGAGGAGTCAAAGCTGTGTACGCTTATTTTGCAGAACAATTAGTCAAGCGAGTCAAATCACCCAAGGCTCAAAAAGCAGGTAGGGTCGCGGCAGGAACAGCAATGGTTTGTGGTGGCACTTATCTGATTTTCAAGCAGTGA
- the csaB gene encoding polysaccharide pyruvyl transferase CsaB, protein MPNVVLCGYYGQGNAGDEALLLTLLQMLPPGVKPIVLSHNPTATAQAYGVTAIPHKSWATLKAIAKADGFIFGGGSLLQDVTSLGSLLYYAGLMKWAQLLGKKTIAWGQGIGPLQSSLANQVTRFVLRGCTEITVRDQASADLLKNWQIPHRLAPDPVWALAAKSFLEMPGLPRPRIAVNLRSHRTLTPQKIAVLGEALKQFQRQHQASVILVPFQKSQDEAIAKQLYDELAEPKAIITPLQPQQYKSLFAQVDFLIGMRLHSLILAAAACPCFALSYDPKVAQLQQQCHLPGLDLDQLPRDATAITEQWTAALQTAEKLTPAQQQTIQSQVQTHQEILTIFL, encoded by the coding sequence ATGCCAAATGTTGTTCTGTGTGGCTATTACGGTCAGGGAAATGCCGGGGATGAAGCCCTGCTATTGACTCTGTTGCAGATGTTGCCCCCTGGGGTGAAGCCCATTGTCCTCTCCCACAATCCCACCGCTACTGCCCAAGCCTATGGTGTGACTGCAATTCCCCACAAATCCTGGGCAACCCTCAAGGCGATCGCCAAAGCAGATGGTTTTATCTTTGGGGGCGGCAGTTTATTGCAGGATGTCACGAGTTTAGGAAGCCTGCTATATTACGCCGGTTTGATGAAATGGGCGCAACTCCTAGGGAAAAAGACCATCGCCTGGGGCCAGGGCATCGGCCCGTTGCAGTCTAGTTTGGCGAATCAGGTTACGCGCTTTGTTCTCCGGGGTTGCACAGAAATCACCGTGCGGGATCAGGCTTCAGCAGATTTATTAAAAAATTGGCAGATTCCCCACAGGCTCGCCCCAGATCCGGTGTGGGCTTTAGCAGCAAAATCTTTTCTGGAAATGCCAGGTTTACCCCGTCCCCGCATTGCGGTCAATCTCCGCTCCCACCGCACTTTAACACCCCAAAAAATTGCCGTTCTGGGGGAAGCCCTCAAACAATTTCAACGGCAGCATCAGGCCAGTGTGATTCTTGTGCCGTTTCAAAAAAGCCAAGACGAGGCGATCGCCAAGCAACTTTACGACGAATTAGCAGAACCCAAGGCGATTATTACCCCATTGCAACCGCAACAGTACAAAAGCCTTTTTGCCCAAGTGGATTTTCTGATTGGGATGCGTCTCCATAGTCTGATCCTTGCCGCCGCCGCTTGTCCCTGCTTTGCCCTGAGCTACGATCCCAAGGTGGCCCAGCTACAGCAACAATGTCACCTCCCTGGCCTTGATCTGGATCAACTGCCCCGCGATGCAACTGCGATTACTGAACAGTGGACAGCCGCTTTGCAAACCGCCGAAAAGCTGACCCCAGCCCAGCAGCAAACGATTCAATCCCAGGTACAGACCCATCAGGAAATACTGACAATCTTTCTTTAA
- a CDS encoding Dps family protein — MSTVSGPMPINTGISEADREAIAKGLSHLLADTYTLYLKTHNFHWNVTGPMFQTLHLLFETQYNELALAVDLIAERIRALGVPAPGTYQEFAELSAIPEGTGVPTAEEMIRLLVEGQETVVRTARSIFPTVDKANDEPTADLLTQRMQVHEKNAWMLRSLLG, encoded by the coding sequence ATGAGCACTGTCTCTGGCCCGATGCCCATCAACACTGGCATTAGCGAAGCCGATCGAGAGGCGATCGCCAAAGGCTTAAGCCACCTCCTCGCCGACACTTACACCCTCTATCTCAAAACCCATAATTTCCACTGGAACGTCACTGGGCCAATGTTCCAGACCCTCCACCTCCTCTTTGAAACCCAGTACAACGAACTCGCCCTGGCCGTAGATCTCATTGCCGAACGTATCCGCGCCCTGGGTGTACCGGCCCCCGGTACCTACCAAGAATTTGCCGAACTCTCCGCCATCCCCGAAGGCACAGGAGTACCCACTGCCGAAGAAATGATTCGTCTTTTGGTAGAAGGCCAAGAAACCGTTGTCCGCACTGCCCGCTCCATCTTCCCCACCGTGGACAAGGCCAACGACGAACCCACCGCCGATCTGCTCACCCAACGGATGCAGGTTCACGAAAAAAATGCCTGGATGCTCCGGAGTTTGTTGGGCTAG
- a CDS encoding hemolysin family protein: protein MSSSVLEILVILLLTILNGIFSGSEIAVVSARKIRLEQLLEQGNVKARAALKLANNPNEFLSTVQIGITLIGILSGAVGGATIAQRLKPAFDNIPRLQPYSEAISVVIVVTIITYLSLVIGELVPKRIALNAPEKIACTVAKPMRWLSRLTTPLVRILGSSTEALLHLLGIQDSNEPDITEEEIKVLIRQGAESGLFEAAEHDIVQRVFRLGDRPIKAMMTPRTDIVWLDITAPLEENLKEVMESNHSRFPVGRDTLDHCLGTVRGTTLLSAQLSGQPIDIQAMLQPPLYISEGTRTLSVIEQFKATGIHIALVTDEYGGIEGLVTLNDLMEAIVGDLPSMEHDEEPMIIQRDDNSWLLDGLLDIDELKALLEKKTLPDEDTGAFHTLGGFMTHLLNHIPQSGEHFEWSGIRFEVVDMDGARVDKVLVSLLDAKELDQA, encoded by the coding sequence ATGTCTTCGAGTGTCCTTGAAATTTTGGTCATTCTTCTGCTAACTATCCTGAATGGCATCTTTTCCGGTTCAGAGATTGCCGTCGTTTCTGCCCGAAAAATCCGATTAGAGCAACTGTTAGAGCAAGGAAACGTAAAAGCGAGAGCGGCGCTGAAATTAGCGAATAATCCGAATGAATTTCTCTCGACTGTACAAATTGGCATCACCTTAATCGGTATCCTGAGCGGCGCAGTGGGTGGTGCAACCATTGCCCAACGCCTCAAGCCTGCTTTTGATAATATCCCGCGCTTACAACCCTACAGTGAAGCCATTAGCGTGGTGATCGTGGTGACAATTATCACCTATCTATCCCTCGTCATTGGGGAATTAGTGCCAAAACGGATTGCCCTTAATGCTCCGGAAAAAATTGCCTGTACTGTCGCTAAGCCCATGCGCTGGCTGTCTCGTTTAACAACGCCATTAGTACGGATCTTGGGCAGTTCAACGGAGGCTCTGTTACATCTTTTGGGGATTCAGGATTCCAATGAACCGGACATCACAGAAGAAGAAATTAAGGTTTTGATTCGTCAAGGGGCAGAATCCGGTCTCTTTGAGGCGGCAGAGCATGACATTGTTCAACGGGTTTTTCGACTAGGCGATCGCCCCATTAAAGCCATGATGACCCCCCGCACAGACATTGTGTGGCTAGATATCACCGCTCCCCTAGAAGAAAACCTCAAAGAAGTGATGGAGAGTAACCATTCCCGGTTTCCTGTAGGTCGCGACACCCTTGACCATTGCCTGGGGACAGTGCGAGGGACAACCCTATTAAGTGCGCAACTATCGGGTCAGCCCATCGATATACAAGCGATGCTCCAACCTCCCCTTTACATTTCCGAAGGAACACGTACCCTGAGTGTGATTGAACAATTCAAAGCCACAGGGATTCACATTGCTTTGGTCACAGATGAATATGGCGGGATCGAAGGTTTGGTGACGTTGAATGACCTGATGGAGGCGATCGTTGGGGACTTGCCCTCTATGGAACACGATGAGGAACCGATGATTATTCAGCGGGATGACAATTCCTGGCTATTAGATGGACTTTTAGACATTGATGAATTGAAAGCCTTGTTGGAAAAGAAAACGCTCCCCGATGAAGACACAGGAGCATTCCATACTTTAGGCGGATTTATGACGCACCTCCTAAACCATATTCCCCAATCGGGTGAGCATTTTGAGTGGAGTGGGATCCGCTTTGAGGTAGTGGACATGGACGGCGCAAGGGTGGACAAAGTTTTGGTTTCGCTGCTGGATGCCAAGGAACTTGACCAAGCTTAA
- a CDS encoding 3'(2'),5'-bisphosphate nucleotidase CysQ family protein: protein MDQQKLTEVLAIARQIGWGAGDVLQSYYKGDIKNISDKKDGPVTKADLAANHYILEAFQEKLGTEDFAYLSEETYDGNKVEHPWVWIIDPLDGTRDFIDQTGEYAVHICLVHEGRPVIAVVVVPEAEKLYFASKGNGTFVETRDGTVTPIKVSERNQPEDLYLVASRTHRDQRFQDLLDRLPFKDRNYVGSVGCKIAHILEQKSDVYISLSGKSAAKDWDFAAPELILTEAGGKFSYFAGNEVLYNQGDVVKWGGIMASNGPCHAELCQQAIAILAELDRT, encoded by the coding sequence ATGGATCAGCAAAAGTTAACGGAAGTTTTGGCGATCGCCCGACAAATCGGTTGGGGTGCAGGGGATGTTCTCCAAAGTTATTACAAAGGAGATATTAAAAATATTTCTGATAAAAAAGATGGCCCTGTCACCAAGGCAGATTTAGCAGCAAATCACTATATTCTGGAAGCGTTTCAGGAAAAGTTAGGCACTGAAGATTTTGCCTATCTCAGCGAAGAAACCTACGACGGCAATAAAGTTGAACATCCTTGGGTGTGGATTATTGATCCCCTCGATGGCACCCGTGATTTTATTGACCAAACGGGAGAATATGCCGTTCACATTTGCCTTGTTCATGAAGGTCGCCCGGTCATTGCGGTAGTGGTCGTCCCCGAAGCAGAAAAGCTTTATTTCGCGTCGAAAGGGAATGGCACTTTTGTGGAAACTCGTGATGGCACCGTCACCCCAATTAAAGTTTCTGAGCGCAATCAACCAGAAGATTTATATTTAGTCGCCAGCCGTACCCACCGGGATCAACGCTTCCAGGATTTGTTAGATCGCCTACCCTTTAAAGATAGAAATTATGTGGGGAGTGTCGGCTGTAAAATTGCCCATATTCTCGAACAAAAATCCGATGTTTATATTTCTCTATCGGGGAAATCTGCAGCAAAAGATTGGGATTTTGCGGCCCCGGAACTAATCCTCACGGAAGCAGGTGGAAAATTTAGTTATTTTGCAGGCAATGAAGTGCTCTATAACCAAGGCGATGTGGTGAAGTGGGGCGGCATTATGGCGTCTAATGGGCCGTGTCATGCAGAACTTTGTCAGCAGGCGATCGCCATCCTTGCAGAACTAGATCGTACATAG
- the lysS gene encoding lysine--tRNA ligase, producing the protein MSESSHSSLDDIRATRLEKVDQLKAIAMNPYAYKWEISHHTAELQEKYKDIEAGEEVEDTVSIAGRILARRVFGKLAFFSLQDETGTIQLYLDKKLINGGMPDLEGAFNHLKKLTDVGDIIGVKGIIKRTEKGELSIKVSQFAMLTKSLLPLPDKWHGLTDIEKRYRQRYVDLIINPQVKETFRRRAKITAAIRRYLEDRDFLEIETPVLQAEAGGAEARPFITHHNTLDMPLYLRIATELHLKRLVVGGFERVFELGRIFRNEGVSTKHNPEFTSIEVYQAYGDYFDMMDLTEDLIRTLAKDIVGQAQLPYGEVIVDVGTPWRRETMQNLVQEATGINFLSFDDLNAAKQAAESVGMHIPEKCKTIGQLLNEAFEQKVEATLIQPTFVTEYPVEVSPLAKPHRDKPGLTERFELFIVGRELANGFSELTDPVDQRQRLEEQAAKKAAGDEEACDVDEDFVTALEYGMPPTVGLGIGIDRLVMLLTNAESIRDVIAFPLLKDRFRGIRDETLSGDRGLKLSDIAEDKKLPQVSDLGEM; encoded by the coding sequence ATGTCTGAGTCTAGCCATTCCTCCCTCGATGACATTCGCGCTACCCGATTAGAAAAGGTTGATCAACTCAAGGCGATCGCCATGAATCCCTACGCCTACAAATGGGAGATCAGCCACCACACCGCCGAACTACAGGAAAAATATAAAGACATCGAAGCTGGAGAAGAAGTCGAAGACACCGTATCCATTGCTGGGAGAATTCTCGCCCGTCGTGTCTTCGGTAAACTTGCGTTTTTTAGCCTCCAGGACGAAACTGGCACGATCCAGCTTTACCTCGATAAGAAATTAATTAATGGCGGAATGCCCGACCTCGAAGGCGCATTCAACCACCTCAAAAAACTCACCGACGTCGGCGATATTATTGGTGTCAAAGGTATTATCAAGCGCACCGAAAAAGGGGAACTCTCCATTAAAGTGAGCCAATTTGCCATGCTCACCAAATCCCTGCTGCCTCTCCCGGACAAATGGCATGGCCTCACCGACATCGAAAAACGCTACCGTCAGCGTTACGTTGATCTGATTATTAACCCCCAAGTAAAAGAGACATTCCGCCGTCGCGCCAAAATTACTGCCGCCATCCGCCGTTATCTTGAAGACCGCGATTTCCTTGAAATTGAAACTCCCGTCCTCCAAGCTGAAGCTGGCGGCGCAGAAGCCCGTCCTTTCATTACCCACCACAACACCCTTGATATGCCGCTCTATCTGCGGATCGCCACGGAATTACACCTGAAGCGCTTGGTCGTCGGTGGCTTTGAGCGGGTCTTTGAACTGGGGCGCATCTTCCGTAATGAGGGCGTTTCCACTAAGCACAACCCCGAATTTACCTCCATCGAAGTCTACCAAGCCTATGGTGACTATTTCGACATGATGGATCTCACAGAAGATCTAATTCGTACCCTTGCGAAGGACATCGTCGGTCAAGCTCAACTGCCCTATGGTGAGGTGATCGTTGATGTGGGTACTCCCTGGCGCCGGGAAACCATGCAAAACCTCGTTCAGGAAGCCACAGGGATCAATTTCCTCAGCTTTGATGACCTTAACGCCGCAAAGCAAGCCGCTGAATCTGTAGGAATGCACATTCCCGAAAAATGTAAAACCATCGGGCAATTACTGAATGAAGCCTTCGAGCAAAAGGTAGAAGCAACTTTAATTCAGCCCACTTTTGTGACGGAATATCCTGTGGAAGTGTCTCCCCTCGCCAAGCCCCACCGCGATAAACCGGGTTTAACGGAGCGTTTTGAATTGTTTATTGTGGGCCGAGAACTTGCCAATGGTTTCTCTGAGTTAACGGATCCCGTCGATCAACGGCAACGGTTGGAAGAACAAGCGGCCAAGAAAGCAGCGGGGGACGAGGAAGCCTGTGATGTGGATGAGGATTTTGTCACAGCACTGGAATACGGCATGCCTCCCACGGTTGGTCTAGGAATTGGGATTGATCGCCTAGTGATGTTGTTGACTAATGCCGAAAGTATCCGCGATGTGATTGCTTTCCCACTGCTTAAGGATCGTTTTCGTGGAATACGAGATGAGACGCTTTCTGGTGATAGGGGCCTCAAACTCTCTGACATCGCTGAAGATAAGAAACTTCCTCAGGTTTCTGACCTTGGTGAAATGTAA